The Flavobacterium praedii genome window below encodes:
- a CDS encoding zinc ribbon domain-containing protein — protein sequence MANTKELSVEDKLRAIYDLQLIDSRIDEIRNVRGELPLEVEDLEDEVAGLSTRSEKLKSDLEVIENLIKEKKNAIDEHKEAVKKYTKQQESVRNNREFNSLTKEVEFQELEIQLAEKQIKEMKATIEHKKEVIATSKERLESKSSHLKHKKSELDAIMAETQKEEIFLTEKSAEFQALIEERLLVAYKRIRSSVRNGLAVVSIERGASAGSFFTIPPQTQVEIASRKKILIDEHSGRILVDSVLAEEEREKMEQLFSKF from the coding sequence ATGGCGAATACGAAAGAATTAAGTGTTGAGGACAAGTTAAGAGCAATTTACGATTTACAGCTAATTGACTCTAGAATTGACGAAATCAGAAACGTTAGAGGAGAACTTCCTTTAGAGGTTGAAGATTTAGAAGATGAAGTTGCTGGTTTAAGCACTCGTTCAGAGAAATTGAAAAGCGACCTCGAAGTAATCGAAAATCTCATCAAAGAGAAAAAGAATGCTATTGACGAGCACAAAGAAGCAGTCAAAAAATACACAAAACAACAAGAAAGCGTTCGCAACAACCGCGAATTCAACTCTTTGACCAAAGAAGTCGAATTTCAAGAATTAGAAATTCAACTGGCTGAAAAGCAAATCAAAGAAATGAAAGCTACTATCGAGCATAAAAAAGAAGTAATTGCTACTTCAAAAGAGAGATTAGAGTCTAAATCATCTCACTTGAAACACAAAAAATCAGAACTTGATGCTATCATGGCTGAAACTCAAAAAGAAGAAATCTTCTTAACTGAGAAATCTGCTGAATTTCAAGCATTAATTGAAGAACGTTTATTGGTAGCTTACAAAAGAATCAGAAGCAGTGTTCGTAATGGACTAGCAGTTGTTTCTATCGAAAGAGGTGCATCTGCAGGATCATTCTTCACTATTCCACCACAAACACAAGTAGAAATCGCATCTAGAAAGAAAATCTTAATTGATGAGCACTCTGGAAGAATTCTAGTAGACAGTGTACTGGCTGAAGAAGAAAGAGAGAAAATGGAACAACTGTTTTCTAAATTCTAA
- a CDS encoding Nif3-like dinuclear metal center hexameric protein: protein MSTIKEILSTLEEMAPLAYAEDFDNVGLIIGDEEAKATGVLVCHDALENVIDEAIAKKCNLVVSFHPIVFNGLKKITGKNYVERALLKAIKNDIAIYAVHTALDNHPEGVNKIFCDTLGLINTQVLIPKQNHIRKLVTYTIRDNSEKVRNALFEAGAGSIGNYDKCSFNSEGIFTYQGNEKSEPTIGERGVMSRGTETKIEVVYAKHLEAKIIKALRENHIYEEVATEIYNMKNTFNHIGLGMIGELEEPMTEKDFLIYAKDKMKANGIRHSAFIGKKIKKVAVLGGSGSFAIKNAIQAGADAFLTADLKYHQYYEAENQLLLADIGHFESERYTKEYIVDYLRKKIPNFAIILSEENTNPVKYL from the coding sequence ATGAGTACAATAAAAGAAATTCTGTCTACACTTGAAGAAATGGCTCCATTGGCTTATGCCGAAGATTTTGATAATGTAGGTTTAATAATAGGAGATGAAGAGGCCAAAGCAACTGGAGTTTTGGTTTGTCACGATGCCCTTGAAAATGTAATCGATGAAGCCATTGCAAAAAAATGCAATTTAGTAGTTTCGTTCCATCCAATAGTCTTTAATGGATTAAAGAAAATTACAGGGAAAAATTATGTAGAACGCGCCTTGCTCAAAGCCATAAAAAACGACATTGCTATTTATGCCGTTCATACTGCATTGGACAATCACCCGGAAGGAGTAAATAAAATATTCTGTGATACTCTAGGACTGATAAATACCCAAGTTTTAATTCCTAAACAAAATCATATCCGAAAATTAGTAACCTATACCATTAGAGACAATTCCGAGAAAGTTCGTAATGCTTTGTTTGAAGCTGGTGCAGGTAGTATTGGTAATTATGATAAATGCAGTTTCAATTCTGAAGGAATTTTTACCTACCAAGGAAATGAAAAAAGCGAACCCACCATTGGTGAAAGAGGGGTTATGTCTAGAGGGACTGAAACCAAAATAGAAGTGGTTTACGCCAAACACTTGGAAGCTAAAATCATAAAAGCCTTAAGAGAAAATCACATTTATGAAGAAGTAGCTACCGAAATATACAATATGAAAAACACTTTTAATCATATTGGTTTAGGAATGATTGGAGAACTTGAAGAGCCAATGACTGAAAAAGATTTTCTTATTTATGCCAAAGACAAAATGAAAGCCAACGGTATTCGCCATTCAGCTTTTATAGGAAAAAAAATAAAAAAAGTAGCCGTATTGGGAGGATCTGGTAGTTTTGCCATAAAAAATGCAATTCAAGCAGGTGCCGATGCTTTTTTGACTGCTGATTTGAAATATCATCAGTATTATGAAGCCGAAAATCAACTTTTATTGGCCGATATTGGTCATTTTGAAAGCGAACGCTATACAAAAGAGTATATTGTTGATTATCTTAGAAAAAAAATCCCTAATTTTGCAATCATTTTATCGGAAGAAAATACAAATCCAGTTAAGTACTTATAG
- a CDS encoding purine-nucleoside phosphorylase → MWDKVQETVSFISKKINFTPEYGVILGSGLGGFTKDIAIEFTLPYEEIPNFPVSTVQGHKGALVFGTIGNKKVVAMQGRFHFYEGYSMKEVTFPVRVMKYLGVKKLIVSNASGGVNPNYKVGSIVIINDHINFMPEHPLRGKNDERFGPRFVNMSQPYSIEMIEKVKNIALELNIEVHDGVYLGLQGPTFETLSEYRMVKILGADCVGMSTVPEVIVARHMELETFGVSIITDMGDAESILTISHDEVLEAAKGAEPHLRSLIKELIKRD, encoded by the coding sequence ATGTGGGACAAAGTACAAGAAACCGTTAGTTTTATTTCTAAAAAAATAAATTTCACTCCAGAATATGGTGTGATTTTAGGTTCTGGATTAGGCGGATTTACAAAAGATATTGCAATTGAATTTACCTTACCGTATGAAGAAATTCCAAATTTTCCGGTTTCGACAGTTCAAGGACACAAAGGAGCATTGGTTTTTGGTACTATTGGTAACAAGAAAGTAGTAGCAATGCAAGGTCGTTTTCATTTTTACGAAGGGTATTCTATGAAAGAAGTGACTTTTCCGGTGCGGGTGATGAAATATTTAGGAGTCAAAAAATTAATAGTCTCTAATGCTTCGGGCGGAGTAAATCCAAATTATAAAGTTGGTTCGATTGTAATTATCAATGACCATATTAATTTTATGCCAGAGCATCCATTAAGAGGTAAAAATGACGAACGTTTTGGACCAAGATTTGTAAATATGAGCCAGCCCTACTCAATTGAAATGATTGAAAAGGTTAAAAATATTGCTTTAGAATTAAATATAGAAGTACATGATGGGGTGTATTTAGGGCTTCAGGGGCCTACTTTTGAAACCTTATCAGAATACAGAATGGTGAAGATTTTAGGGGCAGATTGTGTAGGGATGTCTACTGTTCCTGAAGTGATTGTAGCACGTCACATGGAATTAGAAACGTTTGGAGTTTCAATTATTACCGACATGGGAGATGCGGAAAGTATTCTTACTATTTCACATGATGAAGTCTTGGAAGCTGCCAAAGGAGCAGAACCTCATTTGCGAAGCCTTATCAAAGAATTAATTAAGAGAGATTAG
- a CDS encoding tetratricopeptide repeat protein produces the protein MKKNYTIIGMLLLFAGTIQAQKSQIKSAEKEVNSGNPQDALIILKSIEYQVYNSKDEEKALFYYVQGNALLGLANKNVDEGKNLTLAAQSFQEINKVESESGKTNFYGQAKSTFKSLKEKLIKNAVSNSRQKKHIESATMFYEAYLLDQKDTINLYNTACAFVNGKDFISALKHYETLKSLNFSGIGNYYYAVNKATNIEERFLKMYDRDNSVSSGTHEKPRNVIGVSKRGEIYKNIALIYFQNGDKLKAKNAILDARNKNPEDNSLALAEAELCLESKDYVTYKKLVGTISKNNPNDLDLLFNLGILSTKANNTIEAENFYLKAIAIAPKDTKSYVNLSILKLESVKPINEDMDKLGTSPVEMKKYDLLKSKKEEIYKSTIPYLKKVIEIDPNDIETSQSLLSVYNALEMTTEYNELKAKLS, from the coding sequence ATGAAAAAAAACTACACTATTATTGGTATGCTATTATTGTTTGCAGGAACTATTCAAGCCCAAAAAAGTCAAATAAAATCAGCCGAAAAAGAAGTTAATAGCGGAAATCCCCAGGATGCACTAATCATACTCAAGAGCATTGAATATCAAGTTTACAATTCAAAAGATGAAGAAAAAGCACTTTTCTATTACGTTCAAGGAAATGCTTTGTTAGGATTGGCAAATAAAAATGTTGATGAAGGCAAAAATTTAACTTTAGCAGCGCAGTCATTCCAAGAAATAAATAAAGTGGAATCAGAGTCGGGGAAAACCAATTTTTATGGTCAAGCAAAAAGTACTTTCAAGAGTTTAAAAGAGAAATTAATAAAAAATGCAGTTTCTAATTCCCGACAAAAAAAGCATATCGAAAGTGCTACTATGTTCTATGAAGCTTATCTACTAGACCAAAAAGATACAATTAATTTATACAATACTGCATGCGCCTTTGTAAATGGAAAAGATTTTATATCTGCTCTCAAACATTATGAAACGCTCAAATCGCTTAATTTTTCCGGAATAGGGAATTATTACTATGCCGTAAACAAAGCAACAAATATTGAAGAACGGTTTCTAAAAATGTATGACAGAGACAATTCTGTTAGTTCAGGAACTCATGAAAAACCAAGAAACGTAATAGGAGTATCCAAAAGAGGTGAAATTTATAAAAATATAGCTTTAATCTATTTTCAAAATGGAGACAAATTGAAAGCCAAAAATGCGATTTTAGATGCACGAAATAAAAATCCTGAAGACAACTCTTTGGCTTTAGCCGAAGCCGAACTTTGCCTTGAATCAAAAGACTATGTTACCTATAAAAAATTAGTTGGAACCATATCAAAAAACAACCCAAATGATCTCGATTTATTATTTAATCTTGGAATCCTAAGCACCAAAGCAAATAACACAATTGAGGCCGAAAATTTCTATTTAAAAGCCATTGCTATTGCCCCAAAAGACACAAAATCTTATGTAAATTTATCTATTCTGAAACTGGAAAGTGTAAAACCAATAAATGAGGACATGGATAAATTAGGAACCTCTCCTGTAGAAATGAAAAAATACGATTTGTTAAAATCAAAAAAAGAAGAAATCTATAAAAGCACCATTCCATATCTCAAAAAAGTAATTGAAATAGACCCTAATGATATTGAAACTTCACAAAGCCTTCTTAGTGTGTACAATGCATTGGAAATGACTACCGAATACAACGAATTAAAAGCAAAACTTTCGTAA
- the lpxK gene encoding tetraacyldisaccharide 4'-kinase, giving the protein MNLLRKVLFPFAVLYGLITSIRNFLFDVGILKSYSFDLPVIAVGNLSVGGTGKTPQIEYLIRLITEKYKVATLSRGYKRKSEGFVLANSSSDALQLGDEPFQYHQKFATIQVAVDANRKNGIEQLLTQSNPPEVILLDDAFQHRKVKAGFYILLTSYGDLYCDDYMLPTGNLRESRIGVQRADIVIVTKCPSNLSLSEQNKIKKQLNLSSNQSLFFTFIEYEDVVFSGDKELKVADIIGLEKILLAGIAKPQSFFRHLKQENDVCLTYSDHHHFSESELQEIKIKANHKIIVTTEKDYVRLQGSILSEQLYYLPIKSSFLSEGDNFDKIILNYVGQSTRNR; this is encoded by the coding sequence ATGAATTTACTACGAAAAGTACTGTTCCCTTTTGCTGTTTTATATGGCTTAATTACGAGTATTCGAAATTTTCTTTTTGATGTTGGGATTCTAAAATCTTATTCCTTCGATTTACCTGTTATTGCCGTGGGGAATCTTAGTGTGGGTGGTACGGGAAAGACACCTCAAATCGAATATTTGATTCGGTTGATTACTGAAAAATATAAAGTAGCTACTTTGAGTCGAGGTTATAAAAGAAAATCAGAAGGTTTTGTACTGGCAAATTCATCTTCGGATGCTTTGCAATTAGGTGATGAACCTTTTCAATATCATCAAAAATTTGCGACTATTCAAGTGGCTGTAGATGCCAATAGAAAGAATGGAATCGAACAATTATTAACTCAATCAAATCCTCCCGAAGTTATTTTATTGGATGATGCTTTTCAACATCGAAAAGTAAAAGCTGGTTTCTATATTCTATTGACTTCATACGGTGATTTGTATTGTGATGATTATATGTTGCCTACCGGTAATTTAAGAGAGAGTCGAATTGGGGTGCAAAGAGCAGATATTGTTATTGTTACAAAATGTCCATCAAATCTTTCCTTGAGTGAGCAAAATAAAATTAAAAAACAGCTTAATCTTTCTTCTAATCAAAGTTTGTTCTTTACCTTTATTGAGTATGAAGATGTTGTTTTTTCTGGGGATAAAGAACTAAAAGTAGCTGATATTATAGGTCTTGAAAAAATACTTTTAGCAGGAATAGCAAAGCCTCAATCCTTTTTTAGGCATTTGAAACAAGAAAATGATGTATGTTTAACATATTCAGATCATCACCATTTTAGCGAAAGCGAATTACAAGAAATTAAAATAAAAGCAAACCATAAAATTATAGTAACAACCGAAAAGGATTATGTGCGTTTACAAGGAAGTATTTTGAGCGAACAGCTTTATTATTTACCTATAAAAAGTTCATTTCTTTCGGAGGGAGATAATTTTGATAAAATCATTTTAAATTATGTGGGACAAAGTACAAGAAACCGTTAG